CAGCATCCCCTACTACTGGTGGCCCAATATTTGGATTGAAGACTACATAAGCACATCTATACATCATGTCCTTATCTGGATCCACTGTTTTACTGTTTACTTGGTACCGTGTTCCATTTTCTTCATTCTGAATTCAATCATTGTGTACAAGCTCAGACGAAAATGCAATTTCCGACTGAGAGGATATTCCACAGGGAAAACAACAGCCATTTTGTTTACTATAACTTCTATTTTTGCCATACTTTGGGCACCAAGAATAATCATGATACTGTATCACCTCTATGTATCACCTTTAAACAACACTTGGTTGGTACATATTGTCTCGGATATTGCCAATATGCTAGCACTGTTGAATACTGCAATTAATTTCTTCCTCTACTGTTTCATTAGCAAGAGATTTCGCACAATGGCAGCTGCGACACTAAAGGCTTTCTTTAGGTGTCAGAAACAACCAGTTCAGTTCTATACAAACCATAACTTTTCAATAACTAGCAGCCCTTGGATTTCCCCTGCCAATTCTCACTGCATCAAAATGCTTGTTTACCAGTATGATAAAAATGGAAAACCTATAAAAATATCACCATGAAAAGAAGGATTGTTGGTGTCTCTGGATGCATCTTCTTTTCAAGCCGTTACATCACCAGGATGTAAACTGCTgacatggctatttttaaaagTGGTCAGTTGATTTCATTTCCCTGACAGACTAAAGGCAGATCAGATTGTTAGCAGAGAATGGGAGTACTTCATCTGGGGAGTCGGAATGAGAAGGCAAAATGCCTCTTTCCTGTTACATAGCATTTTGAATATGCTTTGGAGTACAAGTCTTTATGTTAATTTGCTATCAAGTGTCCATGTGCAAGCATTGGTGCAGTACAGTTGTTGGGGGAAAAGCCACACCGAAGTTGTTTAATTGCAACCATAAAAAAACTTCTGTGACCATGTAGTTGTCTTCACTATTGACAAAGTGAATGCTTTACGTACTGTGGAAGGTATCATTTGCACTGCGTGCACTTGCCTAAAACGATGTGTCATTTCTAACATGAAATATCGCTACACGCAGTCCCTGCTATTGAGGACTTTCTGCAGTGAGCAATCTGGAAGACATTTGAACTGTGACAAGCCCTTCCAGGCTCACTTGAACTCCAGGCTTGAACTCAAGGCTCAAGGATGGATATTTcacctgttatagccttggcatGAAAAGCAATCCTGCAAGCTGCCAATATTTATATGCTTTAAGTTGTTTTATCTACGATAGCGGCCAGAGGGGAGGAGtctgaagggagggggaaggaggtttCTTCAGTCAAGAACAAAAGTAGACTATTTCTCCAGTGACTTTAATTAGACTCTCCAAAAGCCCATAAGTtcggggcccagtcctgcaaggtacAGCGGTCCCATGGGGCCCGATTCTGTGAGGTGCTGCATGTACACTGACCAACATTTTGTAATTAATTTCAGGGAGATTTGGGTTGGGAGGCCCTTGGGTGTGTGAGCCCTCTCCGCAGTTACCCCAGAGTGTCAGCTCCTGTCTCCTGGGGCTGACCTGGCTCCTGGAGTCCCAGCTCCTGCCTGTTGGCTCTCTAGCCACAACATGTAGATGGGGTCCTCCCCTTGTGATGTTGCTCCCCTTCCCTGGCCCTTGCACTGTTGGATTGCCAGCCCCAAGGTCCCGCTCCCACACTGCAGGAGATAACATCATTAAATCAGGAGTCGGAAGTTTTTTGGTTATAAACAGGAGTCTCCCTGACATGCTAGGAGACTTGGTGAGCCTAGCTATGTGTTTAATGAGAAATATGGACACCACAACTCCCACTGGAGCCAATGAAAATACCCAGCACCCCCCTTGACTGGGCCTTTAGAAATTATACATACAAAAGTTAAATATTAGAACTTGTTTGGGCTATGCTATCACAGATTTACCATTTAGTTGTTTAGTTTAATAGTCAAAAATCTGTGTGTGGATTCAACATATTAAAGACTCCACAACAGTAAAAACAAAGACTACCAAAAATGCAGGGCAGTGAATTTTAAGGTACTTTAACTaggataaatatttaaattatcttCCTCCACACTCATAAGAAGCATTTCAGGAACTCTGGTAGAAGACACAGGAAGAAGATATCTACATCAGGCTACTGAGAGGCATTTCATTTGCTATTATCCCTCTTTGTTGTTGGTATGTGGTCTCACAAAGCATGCATCATAACGCGTGAATTACTTGTGGAGCACTTAACACAGGCCTTAACAAAGAGTGTAAGATTATGTTTCCTTGCCTGGTAAACACAGGCACAGCTTTGTCTGTGAGCATAGGGGCTTCTCAACTGATACCTGCAAAAAAGAGAGAAGCTCAGGGTTTGCAAAGTGTCAGTATATGTGCCTCATTGTGAGCAGGAAGCTCACAAAAGACCCAGTGCTGTGACATCCTAGATTCTCCGAGAGGGGGAatagagggcactcagcacctcctaGAACTAGGCTCAATAAAATCTGCAGGTATTGAACAGTCTGCCATACTTTGAAGTCTTACTATGTTTTAAGAAACGCTGAGTACCCACGAGTCCCAACagcctgattccccactgccttgCTCCTCATGTAGCCATTTACTCCTGTGTAAAGtgagtgcaaagtggatgtataTAGCCACCAAATAAGAATGCACCGTGCACAGAcataaatgacaacacaaggcaCAGGAAAGATCAGGTGATTGAGGTGATATACTTTATTGGatcaacatctgttggtgagcgagacaagttttcgagcacACAAGTAGAAAGCAGTAAAGTATGAAGTCCAATTTATCTGGTCCGACAGATCTTTACCTGCATGAGAGTAGGGCTTATTTGGGAAAGAATGAGACTACTCAAGCAGTAAGGATTTGTAAAATTGGGTCCATTATGCTCAGATcctcagctccactgacttcagtgtgagtcCAGGGTGCTCAGTATTtccctgcaaggtgctaagcacctcctCTATCAGGCTGCTGAATTATATAGTCTaatgatttttcagttcaatcagaaaggggtgggggatggggggaatgtgcctgagaacagaatttgaccctttcCCCCAAAGCAGCATGGCAAGAATTAAATCTTTTGAAAtaagaagagaggaaaaaaacaagcaaacaaaaacccaccctGTGATCTTTTCACACTAATCTTGACAAAATGTGATGTATGCAAAACAGTAATTGCAATAATAAAGCATAAGGAAACGCTAAGCCTCTGAATGTGTCATTACCGACAACTAAATAAGGGTAAAATTATTAGCTTCTTTACTACTGATTTACTTATTTATTagtctttgtccttttccccgcCATTCCCCAAGCTCTCTCTTTATTCTCCTTCTGTGTAAATTGATATTAACCAaagtttacctttttaaaaaaggtactaGCTATTTAATTTTGGGGAAAACACTGTATTgatctcttttttattttaaatttgttatgAAGAATGCTAGTCTGAGTTACATGTGAATATGTCAAAGTGCAATATACCTATATAGAGTAAGTTATTCATTTTTGAGAACGTTATCtaatattgaaaacaaaatgtatttatatGAACATTTCACTATTCTACTTAATATATTAGTAACCTTACATAAGTAACTGaatgtttaggtttttttaaaagatgcatatATTTCAGTTCAGTATATGGAATAATCTGCCATATACATTGTGTGATTTATTACTTTTCTTACCATGATGTTGGTCCTGAAAACTAGCAGTGTAATCTCTCTTTTGTTTCCTactgatattttttattttaataaatggccatatttaaaattttaaaactcttAGTGTGAGGATTTGATTTCTGAACTAAAGATATTCCACCAGGTTATTGtaatcttgtttttttaaaaaaacctcactaCCATTTTCATATCAGTCTTTGAAATAACATGGTATTACTTTCATAGGTATTTAATCAACCAGTTCATTTCCAATGATTTTGGGGCTTTAAGGGCTCGATTCaaagcctcattgaagtcaacgaAAAACCTCCCACTGGTTTCATTGGGGTTTTGATTAGGCCATAACTTATTAACAATAAACATTCTGAAGACTTTTTTGTGAGGGGGCAGTTTGGGAAATAAAGCCTTGACTTTTTAGTCCACCATATGAGAGCTGCTGTTGATGATCCTGGCCTTTTTTAGTTTTGTGAAGCATCTTGCAATGACTGTTGTTAACTAGCCAATGTCTTGCTGTATTCTTTGTACCACCTAATTTTCCTATAGTAAAAACTTAACCAAGCACTCGCTGTCTCACTAtttaggaaaataaaatattctggaGACAGAAGTATCTTGGTTGCAGAGAGGGGATTTTGTACTTGTTTTAACTTATATTTCAAATACCTACaattgggggggggaaaaaaagctgtgaACAGAGAGTCTAACAATTACTTGCAGACGTATGTCCTCGAAAAATCACAGCTATGAACAAAGTCATTTTTAAACACAATGCTGAGTATATAATATTATAATAATGAGACCTATTATCTATTTGAATTGTAAACATTGATATTTTCATAACTAGAGAATATATTGTGTTTGACAAACTTGTTTGTATTATAATAAATTCTGAGCTGGTGCATAAAAACTCTTTTATTGTAATGTTTGGAGTCATGATGTTTATTTTGTAGATGTTTATGACAGTTAGTGTGTAGGGCCCATGCTTGCAACCCGTGTTCAAGTGACTGCTCATTGAGTATAAGTGGTGGAATCAGCCCCGATCCATAAATAATGTATCTTCAAAACATCCATCATGTACGTATGTAATTATTGGGCCCGATTCTCCACTACCttatggaccaaattctcagCTGCTTTAAATGTGCAAAacttcattgaagttaatgggtctGTGCCCATTTATGCTAGCAGAGGGTTTGGCCCATTTACATCTGCGCACAGTGGGCATGAAACCCTACCAACTCTGAGTGATGTAAACAACGATAAAAGATGAaaagcagcagagaatcaggcccactgctcccactgacttcagtaaagtcCAGTAGGCTTAAAACTGGTGCAGTGAGATGGAAAGTCTGGCCTGGAGAGGTTACGTTGGCTAGTTTTTACCAAGGCCACAAAGTAGGTCAGTCACAGAATTAGCAGCATTAATTTTCTTCTGAAGGGGAGTGGGTAATGTTCAGTCATCATGGGGGAAGTTGCCAGGGACAACGTGGCACAAATAGGAGCACATGGAgatggggagtgggaaggggaggcCATCCTTGGGAATTGCCCACGATGTGCTTTACCCTTGGAAGCTTCAGCTCTGCATGTTTTGGAAGCCATGTCCCTTTCTCTGCTTGGCTGCATGCCCCATGCCATTTGAGATGAACATATGGCACCACCTCCATGAGCTGAAtgtcaacattttctaaataGGTTTTCCCCTCCAGCTCAGCTGCTTCAGCCCAGACTCAGATCCGGGGTCAATGCTTGAGTGTGTTTGATCTGTGGGGGATTGGTTGGGGCTCATGTCTAGCCATTATGTTAAACATGATTATTTCCATAAATTCTTCATGGCCACATGTGGGATACGGTTTCATATTTCTGACAGGTACTGTCGCATAAATGCAAAGAAAGGAAACTGATggggaaataataaaaaaaggaaaatgggcCAGGCATTTACTCATAATGGTGAGGCTCAATGACACATTCTGTGCTGTCTTGAATCTGCAGCACTGGAAAGCCCCTGCTGGAATAGGAGACTCAACAATAGTCATCCAATGACCCATTTATAGCTTGCTTCCACCAGTGTGTAGCCTAGACAGGAATTGAGCTAGACTATGCAGCGCTTTTTCCTAGTTACAGAATATGGGTTACGGTTCCATCTAGACCACACCGTGCAACAGTGCTGTAGCCAGGTCACAAATCAGCTATACTAGGTGGGTTCCAATTTTGATCACCAGTCTTGGACTGGCATCAGGCAAGATACCACAAAGAGTTTATAAATCCATTAGCTGTTTACTTGTCAAAATGATTCATGCATTCAGCATCCTCCACTATTAATTTGgaaacaattatttcaaattgcaaacgggggtggggtggaagagtGCACCTCTAATGCATTCTGTGTTGAACTCACAATGACTTTTGTTTTAGGTGTTGAAttcttaaaaacactttaaaCCCACCAAGTGAAGCAGAATAAAACACGACCTCACAGAGACTGATCCGTTAAATAATAATCCTGCTATTAGCACTCAGGCTGAATTTGACAGCTCTGCCATTATGACAACATGCAATTAATCCCTTGTAGTTGCCAGACACAACAAGGAGGTTGAAAAGTTCCAGTCCATTGTATATTGCAAATGAATTTACAATTAGACTGTCATTATTGATCAAGTAAATAGTTATTATAATCAGAAAAATTTATGGTGCAAAGTTAAAGGTGCAAGCTTTTGAGTTCCTGCCTTGTAGACAGGAGAATCCACTGTGTATATTTGTACCAAACAACTTAATTTGCTTTCTCACACCTGAAGTTCTTCCTTTTCATTTGCTCAGCTAGACCCTCTCCACAGTGTTCAGAAAAGCATGTTATTGATTAATAATAGTCACAAGATTAATTCAGTGTGGCACAGTAGCACCTAAAAGCCCTAACCGAGGTTGGAGCCTATGGTTCCAgacactatacaaacacatagtaaaacaCAGTCTCTGTCCTGAGGACTTTACAGTCCAAGCAGCCAAGACAGACAGAGGATGgcagaaaggaagtattatttccattttacataaGGGAAATGAAGGCACAGGGCGATTAACTGATTCACCCAATGACCCCGGAGATCACAACACCCAAagcagggagctgagcccagacACCCCTATGGGACTGGAGTcgcaggagctgccactgtggggtgagtggaCTCTGCAATCACCCCAGGACCTCCCACCCCTATCCCCGGGGAAAGAAACCACCCCGGGGCAGTCCTGTGTGGATTGTGCAATGGGAGAGGCAAG
The nucleotide sequence above comes from Natator depressus isolate rNatDep1 chromosome 10, rNatDep2.hap1, whole genome shotgun sequence. Encoded proteins:
- the GPR139 gene encoding putative G-protein coupled receptor 139, coding for MEYNHIYVHNGSLLAHHKYGCGLGYVPVIYYSLLLCLGLPANILTVIILSQLVVRRQKSSYNYLLALAAADILVLFFIVFVDFLLEDFILNKQMPQILDKIIEVLEFSSIHTSIWITVPLTIDRYIAVCHPLKYHTVSYPARTRKVIVCVYITCFLTSIPYYWWPNIWIEDYISTSIHHVLIWIHCFTVYLVPCSIFFILNSIIVYKLRRKCNFRLRGYSTGKTTAILFTITSIFAILWAPRIIMILYHLYVSPLNNTWLVHIVSDIANMLALLNTAINFFLYCFISKRFRTMAAATLKAFFRCQKQPVQFYTNHNFSITSSPWISPANSHCIKMLVYQYDKNGKPIKISP